A genomic region of Candidatus Abyssobacteria bacterium SURF_5 contains the following coding sequences:
- a CDS encoding SIMPL domain-containing protein has translation MKNGSLASSAFLGISLALGLVIAGYLIGDALYKARAAQRYVTVKGLAECVVDADLVIWPITFKETGNDLGKLQSAIDADRKTVRAFLTSAGFAETDLSESPIEITDFEAQPYMQPGEQRQYRYMARRTIILRSPNVALCKQVMERSGELVGNGIVLEGSEYGQRAEFLFTSLDRIKPEMIAHATKDARAAAEQFARDSGGKVGAIRKATQGFFSIEDRDRYTAERKNVRVVTTVEYYLLD, from the coding sequence ATGAAGAACGGCTCGTTGGCTTCATCGGCGTTTTTGGGAATCAGTCTGGCGCTTGGTCTGGTAATTGCCGGTTATCTCATCGGGGACGCCCTCTATAAGGCGCGGGCCGCCCAGCGATATGTCACAGTCAAAGGCCTGGCCGAATGCGTCGTCGATGCCGACCTGGTGATCTGGCCCATCACGTTCAAGGAGACGGGAAACGACCTGGGAAAACTCCAGAGCGCGATCGACGCCGACCGCAAAACCGTCAGGGCTTTCCTTACCAGCGCTGGCTTTGCCGAAACCGATCTTTCGGAATCGCCTATTGAGATAACCGATTTCGAAGCTCAGCCCTACATGCAGCCGGGCGAACAGCGCCAATACCGGTATATGGCTCGGCGCACCATTATCTTGAGGTCGCCCAACGTGGCGCTGTGCAAGCAGGTGATGGAGCGGTCGGGTGAACTTGTTGGCAATGGGATTGTTCTTGAGGGGAGCGAGTACGGCCAGCGCGCTGAATTCCTCTTCACGAGCCTCGACAGGATAAAGCCTGAAATGATTGCGCATGCGACCAAGGACGCACGCGCGGCTGCAGAGCAATTTGCCCGCGATTCCGGCGGCAAAGTCGGCGCCATCCGAAAAGCGACGCAAGGATTTTTCTCGATCGAAGACCGCGACCGATACACTGCTGAGCGAAAAAACGTCCGCGTGGTAACGACCGTCGAATATTACTTGCTGGATTAG
- a CDS encoding PBP1A family penicillin-binding protein, with protein sequence MKKKSRRYFEVRRLLAWGCAVFGAACVILIIYCLFLSLKIEKRFSGRRWSIPSKVFSDSTIVYPGQRINSDLFLEKLEHLGYRKVFHSPQRKGEMRISDDAIEIFLHDFDLPPHRKSGFAVRIGLHENEFGSIVNLKTQDFLPILELEPEEIATLFGLERERRQLISIEQAPRHLIGAVVSAEDKRFYDHNGIDPRGMARAFFANLDRGAVVQGGSTITQQLAKCYFLYHERTIVRKLKEILISLVVELKYTKDEILEMYLNEIYLGQKGAVSINGVGEASFFYFGKPVDELSVSEAASIGGLIKAPNRYSPYVDKEKCREQRDRVLHAMFDNGWIFKEELEKGLSDSIATAGATDFKKQAPYFIDYLKEQLASLYSPHDLASLGLSIYTTLDTQVQLAAERALERGLTRLEHSNPAINRQDPKEKIQGAVVVIQPKTGYIIAMAGGRDYGVSQFNRATQARRQPGSAFKPFVYLSYLDRVTPASRISNKPVAYQVNGEPWEPRNFRPIPDEYLSVRDALSRSVNIATVNLAMDSGLGPIIEMAAAFQFSTRFKAVPSLSLGAFEVVPLELARAYCAFAADGLLPYPLSLKEVVDERGTTLERRHMMIDNAISPAKSYVMTSLLRSVVTDGTASSLKEMGISFPVAGKTGTTNDFRDAWFIGYTPTILALIWVGFDNEASTHAPGSTAAMPIWAELVKAIPQYTSGEWFEAPPGVVKRVICPDSGELAVRTCPHWTTEIFLEENAPKQRCTHHISRDRLRQIWDNGKAIINNW encoded by the coding sequence ATGAAGAAAAAGAGCCGTAGATACTTCGAGGTGCGCCGCTTGCTGGCGTGGGGATGCGCCGTTTTCGGCGCCGCCTGCGTGATCTTGATAATTTATTGTCTCTTCCTTTCCCTCAAGATCGAGAAAAGGTTCTCAGGCCGGCGCTGGAGCATTCCCTCAAAAGTGTTTTCCGACTCGACTATCGTTTATCCCGGCCAGCGGATTAACAGCGATCTTTTTCTGGAGAAACTGGAGCATCTTGGCTATCGAAAGGTCTTTCATTCGCCTCAGCGCAAGGGCGAAATGAGGATTTCCGATGACGCCATTGAAATCTTCCTGCACGATTTCGATCTGCCGCCTCATCGGAAATCGGGTTTCGCGGTGCGAATCGGCCTGCATGAAAATGAGTTCGGCTCGATCGTGAACCTGAAGACGCAGGATTTTCTGCCAATTCTCGAACTTGAGCCCGAGGAAATCGCCACCCTCTTTGGCCTCGAGCGCGAGCGGCGCCAACTGATATCGATCGAACAGGCCCCCCGGCATTTGATAGGCGCTGTAGTAAGCGCGGAGGACAAACGCTTTTACGACCACAACGGGATAGACCCGCGCGGAATGGCGCGCGCGTTCTTTGCTAATCTGGATCGCGGCGCTGTTGTGCAAGGCGGCTCTACGATTACCCAACAGCTCGCCAAATGCTATTTTCTTTATCACGAGCGGACAATCGTCCGCAAGCTAAAGGAAATTCTCATATCCCTGGTCGTGGAACTGAAGTACACGAAGGATGAAATCCTCGAAATGTACCTGAACGAGATATACCTCGGGCAGAAGGGGGCGGTTTCCATTAACGGCGTCGGCGAGGCATCCTTCTTTTATTTCGGCAAACCGGTGGATGAGCTTTCTGTTTCCGAGGCGGCCTCGATAGGAGGACTTATCAAGGCGCCAAACCGATATTCCCCGTACGTTGACAAGGAGAAATGCCGCGAGCAGAGGGATCGGGTTCTTCATGCCATGTTCGATAACGGCTGGATCTTCAAGGAGGAATTGGAAAAGGGGCTTTCTGACAGCATAGCAACCGCGGGCGCCACAGATTTCAAGAAGCAGGCGCCATATTTCATAGATTATCTGAAGGAACAGCTCGCTTCACTTTATTCTCCTCATGACCTCGCAAGCCTGGGACTCTCGATATACACCACGCTTGATACTCAGGTACAACTCGCTGCCGAAAGAGCTCTTGAGAGAGGGTTGACCCGTCTTGAGCATTCAAACCCGGCCATAAATCGCCAGGATCCGAAGGAGAAAATACAGGGCGCAGTAGTCGTAATTCAACCGAAGACGGGGTATATTATCGCCATGGCCGGCGGACGTGACTACGGCGTCTCACAATTCAATCGCGCGACACAGGCGCGGCGGCAGCCCGGCAGCGCCTTCAAGCCGTTTGTCTATCTGAGTTATCTGGACCGGGTGACGCCGGCATCCAGAATTTCGAACAAACCCGTCGCATACCAGGTGAACGGAGAGCCATGGGAGCCGCGCAATTTCAGGCCGATACCGGATGAATATCTGAGCGTGCGTGATGCGTTGTCCCGATCGGTTAACATCGCCACGGTGAACCTGGCGATGGACAGCGGGCTGGGTCCAATAATCGAGATGGCGGCGGCATTCCAGTTTTCCACACGCTTCAAAGCGGTTCCGTCGCTGTCGCTGGGGGCATTTGAAGTTGTACCGTTGGAGCTTGCGCGCGCATATTGCGCATTCGCTGCCGATGGCCTTCTTCCCTATCCGCTCTCTCTAAAGGAAGTCGTCGACGAGAGGGGAACGACGCTTGAGCGGAGGCATATGATGATTGACAACGCCATATCGCCCGCCAAATCGTATGTGATGACTTCGCTTTTGAGGAGCGTAGTCACGGATGGAACTGCGAGCTCGCTGAAGGAGATGGGAATTAGCTTCCCGGTCGCCGGAAAAACGGGCACGACCAACGATTTTCGGGACGCGTGGTTTATCGGATATACTCCCACCATCCTTGCTTTGATATGGGTAGGCTTCGACAACGAAGCCTCGACCCATGCGCCGGGGTCAACGGCAGCAATGCCGATCTGGGCGGAACTGGTCAAGGCCATCCCCCAGTATACTTCAGGCGAGTGGTTTGAAGCGCCGCCAGGCGTGGTCAAGCGGGTTATCTGTCCTGACAGCGGCGAATTAGCGGTCAGGACATGTCCCCATTGGACGACAGAGATCTTTCTTGAAGAGAATGCGCCTAAGCAACGGTGCACGCATCATATATCCCGGGACCGATTACGGCAGATATGGGACAATGGTAAAGCTATTATCAATAACTGGTAA
- a CDS encoding tetratricopeptide repeat protein, producing the protein MRLSNGARIIYPGTDYGRYGTMVKLLSITGKGVFAACVAGLFLITSACAGTYSERPLIIRRSDIPPPEQAPLGRGSENPRAAASLQLTQQGQALLEGGNPDAAISILERSIGLDPKNGQSYYWLAEVWLAKGNLEQAEEFNRLAGLYLKNRADWALYILEQQERIAAQR; encoded by the coding sequence ATGCGCCTAAGCAACGGTGCACGCATCATATATCCCGGGACCGATTACGGCAGATATGGGACAATGGTAAAGCTATTATCAATAACTGGTAAAGGCGTCTTCGCGGCTTGCGTGGCAGGATTATTCTTAATCACTTCCGCCTGCGCGGGAACGTATTCCGAGCGGCCGCTGATCATCAGAAGAAGCGATATTCCACCCCCTGAACAGGCGCCCTTGGGTAGGGGGAGTGAGAACCCCCGAGCCGCCGCTTCACTCCAGTTGACACAGCAGGGCCAAGCGCTTCTGGAAGGCGGAAACCCAGATGCAGCCATCAGCATACTGGAGCGCTCGATCGGGCTCGATCCGAAGAACGGGCAGAGTTATTATTGGTTGGCGGAGGTCTGGCTCGCAAAAGGTAATCTCGAACAGGCCGAGGAATTTAATCGACTTGCTGGGCTGTATCTAAAGAATAGAGCCGATTGGGCGCTCTATATCCTTGAACAGCAAGAGCGCATAGCCGCTCAAAGATAA